A single genomic interval of Chroicocephalus ridibundus chromosome 23, bChrRid1.1, whole genome shotgun sequence harbors:
- the ASH2L gene encoding set1/Ash2 histone methyltransferase complex subunit ASH2 isoform X2: MAAAPAAAAAAGIAAPAAEGAEPAPEPPAPEPPAPPEPGATDADTGGDAALVDVATALETESANGKDPLEAAGDNSEALDAQAGSVDEENGRQLGEIELQCGICTKWFTADTFGIDTTSCLPFMTNYSFHCNVCHHSGNTYFLRKQANLKEMCLSALANLTWQSRTQDEHPKTMFSKDKDIIPFIDKYWECMTTRQRPGKMTWPNNIVKTMCKERDVFLVKEHPDPGSKDPEEDYPKFGLLDQDLANIGPAYDNQKQNNAVSTSGSLNGGIAAGSSGKGRGAKRKQQDGGTTGTAKKTRSDPLFSAQRLPPHGYPLEHPFNKDGYRYILAEPDPHAPDPEKLELDCWAGKPIPGDLYRACLYERVLLALHDRAPQLKISDDRLTVIGEKGYSMVRASHGVRKGAWYFEISMDEMPPDTAARLGWSQPLGNLQAPLGYDKFSYSWRSKKGTKFHQSIGKHYSSGYGQGDILGFYISLPEDTETAKSLPDTYKDKALIKFKSYLYFEEKDFVDKAEKSLKQAPGSQIIFFKNGASQGIAFKDIFEGVYFPAISLYKGCTVSINFGPYFKYPPRDITYRPMSDMGWGAVVEHTLADVLYHVETEVDGRRSPPWEP; the protein is encoded by the exons atggcggcggcgccagcggcggcggccgcggcggggatCGCGGCTCCTGCGGCCGAGGGTGCGGAGCCCGCCCCCGAGCCGCCCGCCCCCGAGCCTCCCGCCCCGCCCGAGCCGGGCGCTACCGACGCCGACACCGG GGGGGATGCCGCCCTGGTCGATGTTGCTACAGCTCTGGAGACAGAGTCTGCCAACGGAAAGGACCCCCTG GAAGCTGCCGGGGATAACTCCGAAGCCTTGGATGCTCAGGCAGGCTCAGTGGATGAAGAGAACGGACGGCAGCTTGGAGAGATAGAGCTGCAGTGTGGAATTTGTACAAAGTGGTTCACGGCAGACACGTTTGGCATTGATACCAC CTCGTGTCTGCCCTTCATGACCAACTACAGTTTCCATTGCAACGTTTGCCATCACAGTGGGAACACgtatttcttaagaaaacaagCAA ATCTCAAGGAAATGTGCCTTAGTGCTCTGGCCAACTTAACGTGGCAGTCGAGGACACAAGATGAGCACCCAAAAACGATGTTCTCAAAAGATAAG gataTTATCCCATTTATTGATAAATACTGGGAGTGTATGACAACACGACAGAGACCTGGGAAAATGACGTGGCCTAATAATATTGTCAAAACTATG TGTAAAGAAAGAGATGTATTCTTGGTGAAAGAGCATCCAGACCCAGGGAGTAAAGACCCAGAAGAAGATTACCCCAAGTTTGGACTTCTAGACCAA GATCTTGCTAATATTGGTCCTGCATATGATAACCAGAAACAGAACAATGCTGTATCCACGAGCGGAAGCTTAAATG GGGGAATTGCTGCTGGAAGCAGTGGGAAGGGACGGGGAGCCAAGCGCAAGCAGCAAGATGGAGGGACCACGGGAACAGCCAAGAAAACCAGAAG CGACCCGTTGTTTTCCGCTCAGCGCTTACCACCCCACGGTTATCCTTTGGAACACCCCTTTAATAAAGATGGATATCGTTACATCTTGGCTGAGCCTGACCCCCACGCACCCGACCCGGAGAAACTGGAGCTGGACTGTTGGGCAGGAAAGCCTATTCCTGGGGACCTCTACAGAGCCTGCCTGTATGAACGAGTCCTCCTGGCACTGCACGACCGAG CTCCTCAGTTGAAGATCTCTGATGACAGACTGACTGTTATCGGCGAGAAGGGCTATTCAATGGTACGAGCCTCGCATGGAGTGCGGAAAGGAGCGTGGTACTTTGAAATATCCATGGATGAGATGCCTCCGGACACAGCTGCCAGATTGGGCTGGTCACAGCCACTAG GGAACCTCCAGGCGCCTCTGGGATACGACAAGTTCAGTTACTCCTGGCGCAGCAAAAAGGGAACAAAGTTTCACCAGTCGATAGGGAAACACTATTCATCTGGCTACGGACAGGGTGATATACTGGGCTTTTACATCAGTCTTCCAGAAGATACTGAGACTGCCAAATCGCTGCCTGACACTTACAAAGACAAG GCTTTGATCAAATTCAAAAGCTACTTGTACTTTGAAGAGAAGGACTTTGTGGACAAAGCGGAGAAGAGCCTGAAGCAAGCACCTGGAAGCCAG ataataTTCTTCAAGAATGGTGCCAGCCAAGGAATTGCCTTTAAAGACATCTTCGAAGGAGTTTATTTTCCTGCCATTTCTTTATACAAAGGCTGCACG GTTTCTATAAACTTTGGGCCATATTTCAAGTATCCACCTCGAGATATCACTTACCGTCCG ATGAGTGACATGGGCTGGGGTGCTGTTGTGGAGCACACGCTGGCAGACGTACTGTACCACGTGGAGACAGAAGTGGACGGAAGGCGGAGTCCACCCTGGGAGCCATAG
- the ASH2L gene encoding set1/Ash2 histone methyltransferase complex subunit ASH2 isoform X1 → MAAAPAAAAAAGIAAPAAEGAEPAPEPPAPEPPAPPEPGATDADTGGDAALVDVATALETESANGKDPLEAAGDNSEALDAQAGSVDEENGRQLGEIELQCGICTKWFTADTFGIDTTSCLPFMTNYSFHCNVCHHSGNTYFLRKQANLKEMCLSALANLTWQSRTQDEHPKTMFSKDKDIIPFIDKYWECMTTRQRPGKMTWPNNIVKTMCKERDVFLVKEHPDPGSKDPEEDYPKFGLLDQDLANIGPAYDNQKQNNAVSTSGSLNGGASLGGGIAAGSSGKGRGAKRKQQDGGTTGTAKKTRSDPLFSAQRLPPHGYPLEHPFNKDGYRYILAEPDPHAPDPEKLELDCWAGKPIPGDLYRACLYERVLLALHDRAPQLKISDDRLTVIGEKGYSMVRASHGVRKGAWYFEISMDEMPPDTAARLGWSQPLGNLQAPLGYDKFSYSWRSKKGTKFHQSIGKHYSSGYGQGDILGFYISLPEDTETAKSLPDTYKDKALIKFKSYLYFEEKDFVDKAEKSLKQAPGSQIIFFKNGASQGIAFKDIFEGVYFPAISLYKGCTVSINFGPYFKYPPRDITYRPMSDMGWGAVVEHTLADVLYHVETEVDGRRSPPWEP, encoded by the exons atggcggcggcgccagcggcggcggccgcggcggggatCGCGGCTCCTGCGGCCGAGGGTGCGGAGCCCGCCCCCGAGCCGCCCGCCCCCGAGCCTCCCGCCCCGCCCGAGCCGGGCGCTACCGACGCCGACACCGG GGGGGATGCCGCCCTGGTCGATGTTGCTACAGCTCTGGAGACAGAGTCTGCCAACGGAAAGGACCCCCTG GAAGCTGCCGGGGATAACTCCGAAGCCTTGGATGCTCAGGCAGGCTCAGTGGATGAAGAGAACGGACGGCAGCTTGGAGAGATAGAGCTGCAGTGTGGAATTTGTACAAAGTGGTTCACGGCAGACACGTTTGGCATTGATACCAC CTCGTGTCTGCCCTTCATGACCAACTACAGTTTCCATTGCAACGTTTGCCATCACAGTGGGAACACgtatttcttaagaaaacaagCAA ATCTCAAGGAAATGTGCCTTAGTGCTCTGGCCAACTTAACGTGGCAGTCGAGGACACAAGATGAGCACCCAAAAACGATGTTCTCAAAAGATAAG gataTTATCCCATTTATTGATAAATACTGGGAGTGTATGACAACACGACAGAGACCTGGGAAAATGACGTGGCCTAATAATATTGTCAAAACTATG TGTAAAGAAAGAGATGTATTCTTGGTGAAAGAGCATCCAGACCCAGGGAGTAAAGACCCAGAAGAAGATTACCCCAAGTTTGGACTTCTAGACCAA GATCTTGCTAATATTGGTCCTGCATATGATAACCAGAAACAGAACAATGCTGTATCCACGAGCGGAAGCTTAAATG GTGGAGCCTCTTTGGGAG GGGGAATTGCTGCTGGAAGCAGTGGGAAGGGACGGGGAGCCAAGCGCAAGCAGCAAGATGGAGGGACCACGGGAACAGCCAAGAAAACCAGAAG CGACCCGTTGTTTTCCGCTCAGCGCTTACCACCCCACGGTTATCCTTTGGAACACCCCTTTAATAAAGATGGATATCGTTACATCTTGGCTGAGCCTGACCCCCACGCACCCGACCCGGAGAAACTGGAGCTGGACTGTTGGGCAGGAAAGCCTATTCCTGGGGACCTCTACAGAGCCTGCCTGTATGAACGAGTCCTCCTGGCACTGCACGACCGAG CTCCTCAGTTGAAGATCTCTGATGACAGACTGACTGTTATCGGCGAGAAGGGCTATTCAATGGTACGAGCCTCGCATGGAGTGCGGAAAGGAGCGTGGTACTTTGAAATATCCATGGATGAGATGCCTCCGGACACAGCTGCCAGATTGGGCTGGTCACAGCCACTAG GGAACCTCCAGGCGCCTCTGGGATACGACAAGTTCAGTTACTCCTGGCGCAGCAAAAAGGGAACAAAGTTTCACCAGTCGATAGGGAAACACTATTCATCTGGCTACGGACAGGGTGATATACTGGGCTTTTACATCAGTCTTCCAGAAGATACTGAGACTGCCAAATCGCTGCCTGACACTTACAAAGACAAG GCTTTGATCAAATTCAAAAGCTACTTGTACTTTGAAGAGAAGGACTTTGTGGACAAAGCGGAGAAGAGCCTGAAGCAAGCACCTGGAAGCCAG ataataTTCTTCAAGAATGGTGCCAGCCAAGGAATTGCCTTTAAAGACATCTTCGAAGGAGTTTATTTTCCTGCCATTTCTTTATACAAAGGCTGCACG GTTTCTATAAACTTTGGGCCATATTTCAAGTATCCACCTCGAGATATCACTTACCGTCCG ATGAGTGACATGGGCTGGGGTGCTGTTGTGGAGCACACGCTGGCAGACGTACTGTACCACGTGGAGACAGAAGTGGACGGAAGGCGGAGTCCACCCTGGGAGCCATAG